One genomic region from Bacillus rossius redtenbacheri isolate Brsri chromosome 6, Brsri_v3, whole genome shotgun sequence encodes:
- the LOC134533221 gene encoding piggyBac transposable element-derived protein 4-like, whose protein sequence is MEGVNFARGYSVEQAMEDLFHSSSDSDGSDADDDGTETQIEENDDICLNEIEVEENYTSDEERETQDTIIVSRSRNIDWSTKEPTVRRLPSRNIQRFVSSIPTTVVVNSATDCFKQFFTDEMIDIIIRYTNQRGNELKMSGKLLDWRNIDRRELISFLGLLIMYGVQKGRGKPIEEFWDCEYGIPLFRATMSRVRFQAILRSLRFDDCNTRLERKERTGNKAEPIQELFDLFVVQCKTSFIPSSNITVDEHLCVYRGRCSFKVYIPSKPGKYGIKIWCAVDCENGYLVNLQIYTGKSCDGREVNQGKRVVTDLVKHLAQSGRNITTDNFFTSFDLGQELLKMNLTLVGTLRSSRKEIPNEMLPSKTREENTTKFACSGKTLLVSYVPKKNKAVILLSTQHQLFSVPVENNLKRKPEVVLFYNSTKSGVDTLDQVSRHYSVKKGTKRWPLAIFYDLVDLAALNAYRLFCVGLEKTERRLFLMKLAKEMAKPQVEHRVGLPQARNTAIVSSIKMCGFGDILEKKHPEPTPNNQMRKRGRCFICPRSKDTKYSSICKRCNIFVCKEHSETLTTCKNCEDESRINSDGGD, encoded by the coding sequence ATGGAAGGTGTAAATTTTGCACGTGGCTACAGTGTAGAACAAGCTATGGAAGACTTGTTTCATAGCAGCAGTGATTCAGATGGTAGTGATGCTGATGATGATGGGACAGAGACACAAATAGAAGAAAATGATGACATTTGTCTGAATGAAATTGAAGTAGAAGAAAATTATACTTCGGATGAAGAAAGAGAAACCCAAGATACAATAATTGTAAGTAGAAGTAGAAATATTGACTGGAGTACTAAAGAACCAACAGTTCGTAGGTTACCATCTCGCAACATACAACGATTTGTATCAAGTATTCCTACTACAGTTGTTGTTAACTCGGCTACTgattgcttcaaacagttttttacaGATGAAATGATAGATATTATAATTCGGTACACCAATCAACggggaaatgaactgaaaatgtcGGGAAAACTATTAGACTGGCGTAATATAGACAGGCGCGAGCTAATTTCATTTTTAGGTTTGCTGATTATGTATGGTGTACAAAAGGGTCGTGGGAAACCTATTGAAGAATTTTGGGATTGTGAATACGGCATTCCTCTTTTCCGTGCTACTATGTCACGGGTACGATTTCAGGCAATCTTGCGTTCCCTTCGTTTCGATGATTGCAACACAagacttgaaagaaaagaaaggaCTGGAAATAAGGCTGAACCTATACAAGAACTATTTGATTTGTTTGTTGTGCAGTGCAAAACATCTTTTATACCTTCTAGTAACATTACTGTAGATGAACATCTTTGTGTATACAGAGGTCGATGTAGTTTCAAGGTCTACATTCCTTCCAAGCCAGGAAAGTATGGCATTAAGATTTGGTGTGCTGTAGACTGTGAAAATGGTTATTTGGTGAATCTTCAGATTTACACTGGAAAATCATGTGATGGAAGGGAAGTGAATCAAGGCAAGAGAGTGGTCACAGATTTAGTGAAACATCTAGCTCAGAGTGGCAGAAACATTACCACTGACAATTTTTTCACGAGCTTTGACTTAGGTCAAGAATTGTTGAAAATGAACTTAACTCTTGTAGGCACTCTACGCTCTTCACGAAAAGAAATCCCAAATGAGATGCTACCTTCAAAAACTAGAGAAGAAAACACCACCAAATTTGCATGCAGTGGCAAAACACTATTAGTTTcttatgttccaaaaaaaaataaggctgTGATTCTCTTGTCTACACAACATCAGTTATTCTCAGTACCAGTAGAAAACAACTTGAAAAGAAAACCGGAAGTTGTATTGTTTTACAACTCCACAAAATCAGGCGTTGACACACTCGACCAAGTGAGCCGTCATTATTCTGTAAAAAAGGGAACGAAACGTTGGCCGTTAGCTATATTTTATGATCTCGTTGATCTTGCTGCACTCAACGCCTACAGACTTTTCTGCGTAGGCTTAGAGAAAACAGAGAGACGTCTGTTTCTAATGAAGTTGGCTAAAGAAATGGCAAAGCCTCAAGTGGAGCACCGTGTCGGTTTACCACAAGCAAGAAACACGGCTATTGTTAGTAGCATCAAAATGTGTGGATTTGGTGatattctagaaaaaaaacatCCAGAACCAACCCCAAACAATCAAATGAGAAAGCGAGGAAGATGCTTCATTTGCCCCCGGTCAAAGGACACCAAATACAGTTCAATCTGCAAACGATGTAATATATTTGTGTGCAAGGAACATTCTGAAACATTAACTACATGCAAAAACTGTGAAGACGAGTCTAGAATAAATTCTGATGGAGGTGATTGA